In the Flavobacteriales bacterium genome, TCGCTTGGTGAGAAAGTGAAGGAGCTTGTTGCCCTGAACAACGCAACGAACGAAGCGGCCATCAACCTCACCAAGGCCCTGAAGGGCGAGGCCAAGACCCAGGGCCTTTGGGGTGAGATGATCCTGGAGAGTATCCTGGAATTGTCTGGGTTGCGACCTCAGGAGCAGTACTTCATGGAGCATCAGTTGTTCGATGAGCACGGGAAGGCGCTGCGATCTGAAGTGGAAGGGAAGAAGATGCGCCCGGACGCTTTGATCATGTACCCCGACGATCGGCACGTGATCGTGGACTCCAAGGTGTCGCTCACGGCCTATGCCCGTGCAGTAGCAACTACCGAAGACGGGGAACGTGATGCGGCCCTGAGCGCGCACGTAGCTTCTTTGAAGAGCCACATTGAAGGTCTTAGTGCGAAGGGTTACGAGGACTACAGCAAGAGCCTGGACTTCGTGTTAATGTTCGTGCCCAGCGAAGCCGCCTATAGCGCCGCCTTGCAGAAGGACCCGAACCTGTGGGCCTATGCCTACAGCAAGCGTATCCTGTTGCAGAGCCCCACGAACCTGATCACTTCGTTGAAGCTGATCGAGGAACTGTGGAAGCGGGAGGCACGCAACCAGAATGCCGAGGCCATCGCGCAATTGGGTGCGAAGCTCTATGATAAGCTCGTAGGCTTCGTTAGCAGTCTTGAGGCGGTGGGCGAGCAGTTGGAGAAGGCCAAGGGCAAGTATGACCAAGCTTATGGGCAGTTGAAGACAGGACGGGGAAACCTGATCGGCAAGGCTGCGGTCCTCAAAAGCAAGGTGGTGGATACAAAGAAGGAACTACCGGAAGGGTTGGTCACCGAAGCGCTGTTGGAGGAGGAAATGAGCAACGACGAAGAGAACGATGGCTGAAGGCACCAAGGAATCGCACTTCGAGGATCACGCGGTCAGGTACCTGACCCGCGACCTCGGCACGGAGTTGCGTGAGTATGAGCGCAAGGACAGCAGCGTCTACGACAAGGAACTGGCACTGATCCCGGAGGATGTGCTGGGCTTCATCAAGGACACACAGGCGGAGGTGTACGAGGCACTGACGGAGAACAAGGACCCGCAGGTGGTGGACCGGCAGTTGCTGGCCTTCATCGCGGCGGAGGTGGAGAAGCACAAGACCTTGGAGGTGCTGCGCGAACCGCGCCGCTACCTGGGCCAGCGCATCCGCATGGCCTACTTCAAGCCCAACCACGACCGCAGCCCCGAGCACCTGGTGAACTACGGCAAGAACCGGCTGACGGTGGTGCGGCAACTGAAGTACAGCAAGCGCAATGAGAACGCCATTGATGTGGTGCTCTTTGTGAACGGCCTGCCCGTGGTGACCCTGGAGCTGAAGAACAGCCTCACCGGGCAGCACACCGAGCACGCCATCAAGCAGTACATCGCCGACCGCGACCCGAAGGAGAAGCTCTTGGAGTTCGAACGCTGCCTGGTCCACTTCGCCCTGGGCACGGACAAGGTGAGCATGTGTACGAAGCTGGCAGGCAAGGACACCTTCTTCCTACCCTTCAACAAAGGGCTGGTGAACGAGAACCCGAACGGTTTCGCCACGGCCTACCTCTGGGAGGATGTCCTGACCAAGGACTCCCTGATGGACCTGATCCAGAACTACATCAACCCGCAGGTCGAGAAAGAGAAGGTGTTCGATCCCAAGACACGCGGCCTGAAGGAGGTCAAGAAACGCAAACTCATCTTCCCTCGCTACCACCAGCGCAGGGCGGTGAAAGGGCTGCTGGAAGCCGTGCGAACCGATGGCGTGGGCCGCAAGTACCTCATCTACCATTCGGCCGGTTCGGGCAAGAGCAACACCATTGCCTGGCTTGCCCACCGGCTGTCGGACTTCTTCCGCCAGCCCAGTGATGACAACGCTCTGTTCAGCTCCACCATCGTGGTCACCGACCGCAAGGTGTTGGACAAGCAGATCCAGGACAACATCAGGGCGTTCGACAATACTCCAGGCGCCGTGGCCTATATCGGGCCCAACAAGACCAGCCAGGACCTGAAGGAGGCGATCGACAGCCGAAAGCGCGTGATCGTCACCACCCTACAGAAGTTCCCGAAGATCTCTGAGTACATCAGTGAGAATCCGGACCGCACCTACGCGGTGATCATCGATGAGGCGCACAGCAGCCAGAGCGGGGAAGCGGCCCGGCATCTGCGCAAGGCCCTTTCACTGGACGAAGCTGAGCAGAAGGACGAGCGGGAAAAGGACCTGGACGAGCTGATCGAGGATGAGATCCGCAGCAAGGGCGACCAGAAGAACATCTCCTTCTTCGCCTTCACGGCCACGCCCAAGCCCAAGACCATCGAGCTGTTCGGCACCGACCGGGGTGCCGGCAAGGAGGCCTTCGACACCTACACGATGGAGCAGGCCATCAAGGAAGGCTTCATCATGGATGTGCTCCAGAACTACATGAGCTGGAAGCGCTATTACAAGCTGGTGAAGCGCACCGAGGTGGAGGATAAGGAGTACGAGAAGAAGCGCACCGTGCGCCTGCTGTCCTCGTTCGTGGACCTGCAGGACCACGCCATCGAGACCAAGAGCCGCGTAATGCTGGAACACTTCGTGGCGCACACCCAGAAGGAGATCCAGGGCCGCGCCCGCGCCATGCTGGTGACCCGCTCACGCCTGCATGCTGTGCGCTACAAGCGCAAGTTCGATGAGCTGATGCGTGAGATGAAGCTGCCGTACAAGGCGCTGGTGGCCTTCAGCGGCACGGTAACGGATGCCGAGACCGGTCAGGACTACACCATGACCAGCATGAACGACCTGGGCGGCAGCATGGGTGTGCCGGATGCATTGAAACTCCCGGAGTTCCGCATCCTGATCGTAGCCAATATGTACCAGACCGGCTTTGATGAGCCCTTGCTCCATACCATGTTCGTGGACAAGAAGCTCGGCGGCGCCAACACCGTGCAGACCCTAAGC is a window encoding:
- a CDS encoding type I restriction endonuclease subunit R, which produces MAEGTKESHFEDHAVRYLTRDLGTELREYERKDSSVYDKELALIPEDVLGFIKDTQAEVYEALTENKDPQVVDRQLLAFIAAEVEKHKTLEVLREPRRYLGQRIRMAYFKPNHDRSPEHLVNYGKNRLTVVRQLKYSKRNENAIDVVLFVNGLPVVTLELKNSLTGQHTEHAIKQYIADRDPKEKLLEFERCLVHFALGTDKVSMCTKLAGKDTFFLPFNKGLVNENPNGFATAYLWEDVLTKDSLMDLIQNYINPQVEKEKVFDPKTRGLKEVKKRKLIFPRYHQRRAVKGLLEAVRTDGVGRKYLIYHSAGSGKSNTIAWLAHRLSDFFRQPSDDNALFSSTIVVTDRKVLDKQIQDNIRAFDNTPGAVAYIGPNKTSQDLKEAIDSRKRVIVTTLQKFPKISEYISENPDRTYAVIIDEAHSSQSGEAARHLRKALSLDEAEQKDEREKDLDELIEDEIRSKGDQKNISFFAFTATPKPKTIELFGTDRGAGKEAFDTYTMEQAIKEGFIMDVLQNYMSWKRYYKLVKRTEVEDKEYEKKRTVRLLSSFVDLQDHAIETKSRVMLEHFVAHTQKEIQGRARAMLVTRSRLHAVRYKRKFDELMREMKLPYKALVAFSGTVTDAETGQDYTMTSMNDLGGSMGVPDALKLPEFRILIVANMYQTGFDEPLLHTMFVDKKLGGANTVQTLSRLNRTMHGKDSTMVLDFVNDPEQVQADFQEYYGGVVMPIEDQTDPNSLYDVLHKVEEADIVYKQDLESFAEHFFRKGDHKEKLHPILNGIVTRYNTELDDDGRAAFKSNTKDLIRLYRFLSQIIAFTDVDLEKWYVLLVHLAKKLPAEGKALPVEVLEEVELDSYKLQHQFTTALKLESATTQMQGMKPGHEVGKGTEEYDWLSDIIKRLNDTFGLDLTAEDKVEFEKMRDNLYANQELMSFFNKNNAKDNIQDRFNEEVDSELLNFINTKLDFYNKLTDDKVNAMFKNAWFAKLYDVKVRGLGVQWCPGKV
- the rmuC gene encoding DNA recombination protein RmuC translates to MEVIAYIVVGLVIGLVVGWLVFKLQLGGKVASAVAEKERAYNDLNNEFAGYKSAAEQKEKTHGEQLQAKDKELEGLRNDLKEVEGRYSKLETDAAEFKAKRDSYKEQFDVAKSDVSDLRTKLEEETKALNKAKQELSTAIADLKAANDKLATQKTAIEDLQKTMQEKFENIANKILEEKSAKFTEANEKNIKALIDPLGKDIEAFKEKVTQESKERFSLGEKVKELVALNNATNEAAINLTKALKGEAKTQGLWGEMILESILELSGLRPQEQYFMEHQLFDEHGKALRSEVEGKKMRPDALIMYPDDRHVIVDSKVSLTAYARAVATTEDGERDAALSAHVASLKSHIEGLSAKGYEDYSKSLDFVLMFVPSEAAYSAALQKDPNLWAYAYSKRILLQSPTNLITSLKLIEELWKREARNQNAEAIAQLGAKLYDKLVGFVSSLEAVGEQLEKAKGKYDQAYGQLKTGRGNLIGKAAVLKSKVVDTKKELPEGLVTEALLEEEMSNDEENDG